From Leucoraja erinacea ecotype New England chromosome 36, Leri_hhj_1, whole genome shotgun sequence:
catatcagttcagtttagtttattgtcacatgtatcgaggtacagtgaacagcttttgttgcgtgctaactagtcagcagaaagacaatacatgattacaatcgagccattcacatgtacagatacatgataagggggtaacgtttagagcaagataaagccaatgaagtctgattaaagatagtccgagggtcaccaatgaggtcgatagcagtgttcaagaaggaactgcagatgctggaaaatcgaaggtagacaaagttgctggagaaactcagcgggtgcggcagcatctatggagcaaaggaaataggcaacgtttcgggacgaaacgttgcctatttccttcgctccatagatgctgccgcacccagctgagtttcaccagcaactTTGTCTACCTTAGgtggatagcagttcaggactgctctctagttgaggtAAGATGGTTCATATTCAGTATTGAAACATTTTCGTTCCCAGAGGAACATTTCTCAGCCTGTGTTGTATAAGAAAATTGATGTGGTTGCCAATGTTGCCAGCATTAAGTCCCCGACTTGATTATTAATCGAGGAGCAGGTGGACTGACTGGCTGGTGCCTTAAGACTCTCCAAGTTGGAAAAAGCATGCGTCCAGGTTCTCAAAGGTTGTCTTTCATTTCTCTGCAGGCTGCACGGCAGATACCATGAGATGGCTCCTCACATAGTGCCAATGGACTACACCAACGAGCCAGACGTCACAATACCAATACAACTCATTGTAAACATGCCAGAGCTCAAGGTACAGGGAGAGGCTCCGTGCACTGTCGAACGCAAAACAAACTTCATGTGCATGCAGTGTTTGTACGATTGCAGAGGCTGAATCCAAGTTCAGCCACGCAGCTAATAGCGCAATGATTCTTTGTTTGTTCACAAGGtgcaagtcattggatattagaaacatagaaacatagacaataggtgcaggaggaggccattcggcccttcgagccagcaccgccattcattgtgatcatggccgatcatcccctatcaataacccatgcctgccttctccccatatcccttgactccactagcccctagagctctatccaactctctcttaaatccatccagtgatttggcctccactgccctctgtggcagggaattccacaaattcacaactctctgtgtgaaaacgtttttttctcacctcagtcttaaatggcctcccctttattctaagactgtggcccctggttctggtctcgcccaacattgggaacatttgctGCAGGACATCATGTAGATGATACAAACTGCTGTTACTCACTAAGTTCCCTGGGTAGAAGGAGcccacttcctgcatctagcttgttcagtccttttataattttatatgtttcgataagatcccccctcacccttctaaacgcgagtgaatacaagcccagtcttttcaatctttcctcatacgacagtcccgccatcccatatTATATTTAATGCACTTCCACAACACAATATGGCCaagtgcaggatagaactgcagatgctggtttaaattgaaggtagacacaaagtgctggagtaactcagagagacaggcagcatctctggagagaaggaatgggtgatgttttgcgtcgagacccttcaacatgatcaaagacttgtctgaagaagggtgtcgtctcgagccaaaacgtcacccattccttctctccacagatgctgcctgtcctgctgagttactccagctttttgtgtctaccttcacaatGAGGAAGAGCATGAGTTGAACATTAGGCAATGTCACAAACAACTTGTTCTCCATTCTATGGGAGGGTGGTGTACTCAGAGTAATGGTGGTGGGCTTTGTCTGCACTGGGAAGAGCAAAGACATCCGCGGATTAAGTCTTTATTGTTGGGAATAACGGGTGATGCCCCGAGGAATAGGGGAATAGCTCAGCATGGACTTGTGGCAGACATCAGTttagaattacagcacggaaacaggcccttcagccgaccagtgatcccagtacactagcactatcttacacacactggggacaatttagaattcttaccaaagccaattaacctacgaacctgtacgtctttggcctgtgggaggaaaccgaagcatccagagaaaactcacgtggtcacagggagaacgtgcaaactccgcacagacagcacctgtagtgggggtcgaaccggggtctctggcactgtgaggcagcacctctaccgctgcaccaccgtgccaccgcaCCATATCAATATTACATAACAACTTAGGACGGAAACCAATGGAGTAACAGAGTGACGAGATTCTTAAATCCCAGGAGATTCTAGGACATTCCTGGAGTATTTGGCTGTTGGGAACTAGAATACACACGCAGACTGCCTGGAGTTGCAGCTTTCAATGGTTCTGCCTTTGTAACGGGATCTTTACACGGTGCCACCAACGTGCGGAGTGACCAGTACTGTCGGAATGGCCTTACAGCCCATCTCAGTGCTCACTGCCCCATCTGTGTTCATGGAGGATTATTCCTGATGGCTTTGGAAGGCCAGGACAAAGACAACAGGCAATGTCAAATATTCACAGACCCTGGGAACAGATTAAAAAATGAGAAATCCAGTGAAAATCTTCCGAGAAATGTCTGCTCAGCCTCTTTAATAGCAGAACAGTGTTTTTTTGTTTCATGTGAGGCTTTGTCCAATACCCCGTAAAAAAAAAACCACGGACCTCATCAGTTGTTCTGGTGACTTGAGGTGGTTCTCTGTCATGGGGAATGGGCGGGGATAGACAAAATATCAGTCTTGATATCGTGAAATTCTTTTCAATATTTCTGCGACAATACCTTTTACATTTGAAGTCCACAATAAGGTCATGGCTAATGTGAATCACCCTCTATATCTCAAAGTAATGACAGACATCAAAGATGAAAGTGCCCATCACCTTCAGTCTGTTAATACAGCCTTGCTTGCCTGAGCAGAAGACCATGAGCTTAAACCCAGCAAAACTAAGCTCATGGTTTGTGGTGTTATTTTGTCGGGATAAGAGAGTCTAAAACGAGAGGGCACAGGTTGAAGGTACGATGGGCACGAGTTAAGAAGGGCAAccgtttccacacagagagtggtgtacattgcacgagctgccagaggatgtgggagaggcaggtacaatgatgcataggacagtacagcacaagaacaggcccttcagccaacaatgtttgtgcccaacatgatgccaagttcaaccaatctcctctgcctgctcgtgatccatatccctccattccctgcataaactcatcaggaaggccggctctgtcccgggggcggagttggagttggattcatgggaggttgggtcttggaggggaggatgctcctcaaactgcggagcatcttggataataacagctcaccccctccgtgacacactggtcaacctgaggagcaccttcagcaacagactggttccaccaagatgcagcacagaacgccacaggagatccttcttcccagtggctatcaaactgtacaactcctcccccttctgtcgtggggtagactgagacccctccccaatctttgcacattcccaatcctttattaatttcatgtttcatatattttgtgttttatgacctcctgggataaatatagatctatcgtatcgtatccccCTGCctatctaaacgtttcttaaatgccactattgtatctgcctccactccaCCACCATTTCaggcaacgtttaaaagacagttggacaggttcatgggtaggaaaggtttttgaggaatatgggccaaatgcaggcaaactaGTTGAGGAAGTCACCTTGATGAGCAGGGATGGAGCTGGAGCGTTGGGCCTGTACCCATGTCGTGTCATTCCATGACCTCTTCACTCTAGTTGATGAAACAGCCGTAATTCAGCTGAGTTGCCGGCAGAAGCAATAACTTGATTAAACTGTGTTCGACCATACATGCCGTCAATAAGTTGCTTCCAACGATTGCAAAGtaaatacacaatacacacacacacaatacaatttatttgtcacttgaacctcatagaggctcaaatgaaagtgtttaagaaggaactgcaggtgctggagaatcgaaggtacacaaaaaagttggagaaactcagcgggtgcagctcaaatgaaatgtcgtttctgcagtcatacacacatgaaaaaaaagacccaagacacaacacaatttacacagacatccatcacagcgcatctcctcgctgtgatggaaggcaaaaaaacttatctctcccctgcactccccattcccctcccgatgtcagagtcaaagcacccggcgggcgatggcaattgtcccgcggccattaaagccgcgccgggcgatgtcaggccccgctccgggtcttgatgttggagcccccggtgggcgctagcaaagtcccgcagccgttgaagccacgccgggcgatgtcaggccccgctccaggcactcctcgaccccgcgactcgggtgggagaagtcgccgttgcggaagcacacacgcacacacacacacacacacacgcacacacacacacacacacacacactcacactcacactcacacacacacacacacacacacacactcacacacacacacacacacacactcacactcacactcacactcacacaccccatcaaaaaaataataaaaactacattaaaacgggacaaaaaataacaaaaagacaaacggactgcagaggccgctgcgacgtgagtcgcgccgcccaccaggGACATcaactgtaccctttccagtttgatgacatctttcctgtaaacaCTGACTATCAGCGTGGCAAAGATGTTTCAATCTTGTAacgaggaagtgcagatgctggtctataacaAAGATTGacgcaaagtgcaggaggaactcggcaggtcaagcagcatccctgctagagagggtaagatagatccgccatgattgaataaagaagactggatgggctgaatggcctaattctgcccctattacATGAATttaagagaacatggatagatagcaTTTTGAGCTAGAAAGCTTTCTCAGACTCTCTTCAATGCTCTTGTTTCGAGCCTCAGTGCAATCATATAAATCGTATAAATCACAGGATGTGGGAATTGTTGGCAAGGATGACGCTTGTCGCCCATCATCGACTGTaaatcagagggacaggcagcatctggagagaaagaatgggtgacgtttccggtcgaggaggtgaagaagggtctcgccccgaaacgtcacccattccttctctccagaaatacgacctggcctgctgagttaccccagcattttgtgtctatatccagtGGCTCACCAGTGAATGCAATGTTGGTGTGGGCCTGGACCAATCTGGGTAAGGTTCCCTTTCTTGATGGAGCCACTGGGTGGTTGAACAATGGTCCAGCATCACAAATACTTATGTCCTCACTGATGCTGAACATCACATTTCCCCAATCAGTGCATTTTCTTTCCAGACTTTGGGAATACTTTGCTGATGGCATGTGTCATTCTCTGCAGTTTACTTATAGATGTACTTCAGAGTTCATCTACTGGAAATATGCGTAGAGTTCAAAAACAAGTAAGGTGCAATCACTCTGATGGGGTTACTCCATAGgcattccttccctctagagacgctgcctgtcccgctgagttactccagcattttgtgtctatcttcgatttaaaccagcatctgcagttctttcttacacaatgacacttttggtttagtttagtttagtttatagatacagcatggaaacaggcccttcggtctaccgagtccgtgccgaccagcgatccccgcacattaacagtatcctacacacactagggacaaattttttgcatttaccaagccaatttacctacaaacctgtatgtctttggagtgtgggaggaagctgaagatctcggagaaaacccacgcggtcacggggagaacgtacactgtccctacagacagcacccgtagtcgggatcgaacccgggtctccgacgctgtaaggcagcaactctaccgctatgccattgcgccacttattgtcacatgtacctaggtacagtgaaattctttgtttttgtatacaacctggtaaaatcatacagcagacaccTGGGTgctacacaaagagtcgccatgtttctggcaccgacaaagtttcaaaagttcTTAGTACAGTCTCATCTTCTGGCAGCGGTGAACCAGGCTTGTCTCTACAGATGGCCACAGGCGGCCCCTCGCCAGCTCCCTCTGTGCGCTTGGTGACCCGGCCACCCGCTATCCTTGActccatcagtcagggcattgaatatcAAGTCAGGAAATCATGCTGCGGCTATATTACATATTGGTTAAGCTACATTTGAAGCATTGTCAGCAACTCTGGTCCCCCCTTTACagggagggtgtggaggctttggagaggttgcaaGAGTTTTACCAAGATGTCGCCTGCATTAGAGGATATTGACTATACTACAAGTTGGACAAACATGgaatattttctctggaatgtcaaagATTGATGGGGACCTTCTTCTACTTGTGcaaggcgtgcacagcctaaagttgtaggacaacttgttctatttgatcttatttgattgtgcacaccaggttgattgcattcgtcgaaacagggcggaccatgtgaagttgcaatctcccaccacatgggggacctgatagaagtttataacatAATtcgaggcatagatagagtggacagtcagaaccttattcactgggtggaaatgttaaggAACTAGAGCACATggattgaaggtgagaggggcaaagattaaagaagatgtgcagtgTAGTTATTCACACAGAGGTGCCTTGAacgtcaggggtggtggtggaggcagatatgatattggtgttttagaggcttttagatatgcaaagaatggagggatatggatcacgtgtcggcagagatgttttatttttatcatgttcagcacagatatcgtggactgtgttctgtgttctccgAGAGGGTTGAAGAGAGCAAAGGGAATGGTCAAGGTGGCAGGCATCCTTGTGCCATGAACTCAAATGATTCACCAAAATGAACACTGGCCAAGTTAGGCAGGGACACAGCCACAttctccaccgctgcaccaccaggtTTTGCTTTGCTGTGAAGTTGGATTAAGCAGATCTGTTCTTTCATATAATATCATTCTCTATGAATGTTAGATtcatttgtaggataattggccccctttaaattgtccctagtgtgtaggggagaggatgagaaagtgggataacatagaactggtgtgaacgggtcggtgtggactcgatgggccaaatggcctgtttccatgttgtgtctccaaactaaactaaactaaactaaactaaaaactaaactgcaccaaaacaatattcattgcttctgttAAAGTAAGTTGTCTGAGTCTGCGGGCGTTTCTGGGCAAGTTGATATCCACACAGTAGCACAGACTCGCCTCCTTCATTCATATTTCAAACCAGATGACAGGTTTTACACATCATCATGAAGTGAGCAGTCTGCTCCTGGACAGCACAGCCCCAGGGAGAACAGTGAAGGGTTAATCCTCACAGAACACATGCAGCGGCAGGGGTACAGGAATGGAGGTTAACCCTTTGTGAATGAGTAGAAAGAGGAATGGCAGCATCTGGGCAGACTGATGCAGAGAGAGGGTGAAGATGGAGGGGGTTTGAGGAAGGAGGTGGCAGAGTGCGCTCGGAATGCATCTCACGTGGTGCGAGTGTGTCTGGGCATTCCCTGTACTTTGGAATGCTTGTCAGCATATGTGaggatgtaataataataataaatactttattgatcccctcagggaaattcagatgtccagaaccccccaaccaacaaacccacacattcaaaacgaacgcagacagaacaGACATAAACTacaatgtggacactacctgagagcaataaatacttaaaaagaccaataattcacaatttaaaaaaattaaaaaatgcatccccctacagcctagcggtccgtattataaaatctaatggctgcaggggtgaaggatctcctgaaccgctccgttctacagcgcaaggagaggagccggttgttgttcctagtgctcttttgactctccagaattacatggaggggatgcccggggttttccaggatgacctgcaccttacGCCTCATActcacatccatcccagagtccactctcccctccagcactgagctagctcgtttaaccagtttgaccagcttcttgttgtttttcgcACTGATGcagttgccccagcagacaacagcgtagaaaataacacttgcaaccacagtgttgtaaaacatgtgcagcatatcattacgcacattgaaggatttgagccttctgatgTGTTtagccgcggtagagttgctaccttaagggcctgtcccacttacgcaactttttcggcgactgctggcacccgtcgtAGGTCGTTGttggtcgccaaaaatgttcaacatgttgaaaatccagcggcggccagaacaaggtacgactctttgggcgactactcacgaccatacaggcctcACCTTGTGACATGTCACCTGTAAGGTCGtgtgtagtctcctcagtcgcccaaagagtcgtagcgtcttgctggtcgccgctggattttcaacatgttggaacattttcggcgacgtggaatgacctatgacaggtgccggcagtcgccggaaaaGCCGGGTAAGTGGGTAAGTGGGTAAGTGCCCATAActgcgtttgcagcgccggagtcccgggttcaatcctgactacggcactgtctgtacggagtttgttcgttcttccGTGACCGCTTGCGTttcctcagagatcttcggtttcctcccacactccaaagacgtacaggtttgtaagttaattggcttggtttaaatgtaaaaattgttcctagtgtgtgtagggtattgttaatgtgcggggatcagtggttggcacggacccggtgggccgaagggcctgtttccgcactgtatctctaaactatcaccCCGCGACCCCAGTGGTAGAGGAGACAGGGCGAAGGTTAAACTAACTTTTATGAATGAATCGTGAGGGTGTAAAGATGGAGTGTATCTAGAATCTTTTCTAATTGAATCAAAtaatgtcatagaatcatacagcatggaaacatgcccttcggcccaacttgcccataccgaccaacatgcaacatctacactagtcccacctgcttgcatttggcccatatccctctaaatttatCCTAGccacgtacttgtccaaatgtttcttgaacgtttcgataatacctgcctcaactacctcctctggcagcttgatccatacacccaccacccttgtgtaacaaatctacccctcaggttcctattaaatctttcccccctcaccttaaacctatgtcctctagttctcgattcacctactctgggcaaaagactgtgcgtttacccgatctattccaatgATAAGGAGTATAATGAGAGGATTATTTTGTGTAACAAGGTTGTTTGCTTTCACAGGAGAATCCATTCAAAGAGCAAATAGTGAAGACCTTTTCTGAAGATGGCGAGGGGAACCTGAGCTTCAATGACTTTGTGGACATGTTCTCCGTGCTGAGCGAGATGGCTCCGCGTGAGCTGAAGGCCATTTACGCCTTTAAAATCTACGGTATGCTCGCCACTTccttcagttcagtttcatttattgccacgtgtaccgaggtacagtgaaaagcttttgttgcatgctatccagtcagcggaaagactcaagccatttacagtgtatatatacatgataagggaataacatttagtgcaagacaaagccagcaaagttcaatcaaggatagtctgagggacaccaaacaggtagatagtagttcaggactgctctctagttgtgggaggattcaattgcctgataacagctgggaagaaactgtccctgaatctggaggtgtgcgtttttacacttctataccttttgcctgatgggagaggggagaagagggagtggccagggtgcaactcgtccttgatgatgctgctggtcttgtcgaggcagcgtgaggtgtaaatggagtcaatggaagggaggatggtttgtgtggtgggctgggctgcgtctacaattccctgcagtttcttgtggtcttggatggagccgttcccaaaccgtgcGTGCTGTCATGCAGCCCGATAAAATGCTTGTACCTGTATAATAAGATGACCAACTCCTTggcggaatccagaaccaggggtcacagtttaggaatgtaggccatttaggactgagatgaggaaaaattgttttcacccagagagttgtgaatctgtggaatcaagggatatagggagaaagcaggaacggggtactgattcttaatgatcagccatgatcatattgaatggctcgaagggccgaatggcctactcctgcaacttttTTCTATGTCCCCATCTGGCAAGAGGGGAGATCAGTTTTAACGGCTGTGTCTGTTTGATTGTCTAAACTCATGGGCAGGCAAGAACTGACAGGAAGGTGGGACCTATGGTTTATATAGGCACGTGGGGTTCCGAAATGACCAGTGCTCCAGGATGTAAGGACGAGAATTCACGGCTTGGTCAATGGTGGTGAACTTCTGTTCCTCTACTCTTGCAAAGGAAGGGCTCTGTCTGATGTTCCAGATCCGGGTGTCACTGTTTCCTGGTGACACAACAGGAATGTCTCACCATATGttcaacatacttggctaatgaatTCATTACGCTTACAAAGCCCATAATCCGCCATAGGACTGATATAGTGTCGTGCAATCTGAATTAgagtaataaaaatgttaaagtACCAaaggcagcgggtagagctgctgcctcacagcgccagagacccgggttccatcctgactactgggCGCTGTctccacggagtttgtacgttctccccgtgacctgcgtgagttttctccaaagtCTTCGgtgccctcccacactccaaagaggttcaGTGtttaagggaactgcagatgctggaaaatcgaaggtagacaaaagtgcgggagaaactcagcaggtgcagcagcatctatggagcgaaggaaataggcaacgtttcgtcccgaaacgttgcctatttccttcgctccatagatgctgctgcacctgctgagtttctccagcacttttgtctactttccaaagagatacaggtttgttggttaattgacttctctCAGCACATCCCATATGTTGGCGTgtgacccatatccctataaacatagaaacatagaaattaggtgcaggggtaggccattcggcccttcgagcctgcaccgccattcaatatgatcatggctgatcatccaactcagtatcccgtacctgccttctctccataccctctgatccccttagccacaagggccacatctaactccctcttaaatatagccaatgaactggcctcgactaccctctgcggcagagagttccagagattcaccactctctgtgtgaaaaaagttcttctcatctcggttttaaaggatttcccccttatccttaagctgtgaccccttgtcctggacttccccaacatcgggagcaatcttcctgcatctagcctgtccaactccttaagaattgtgtaagtttctataagatcccctctcaatctcctaaattctagagagtataaaccaagtctatccagtctttcatcataagacagtcctgacatcccaggaatcagtctggtgaaccttctctgcactccctctatggcaagaatgtctttcctcagattaggagaccaaaactgtacgcaatactccaggtgtggtctcaccaagaccctgtacaactgcagtagaacctccctgctcctagactcaaatcctttcctatccatttacctttcCATGTTGTTATCGTTCCTGCCTTAACcggttcctctggcagctcattccatgcacccacttcCCTCTGTGAAATAGTTGACCCTCAAGTTGCtaataaatcttgcccctcttgccttaaccaatgccctctggttcttgattccccacccACAGATAAAAGTCacggtgcattcaccctatctattccttcaTGATTAAagacacctctatatgatcacccctcagcctattGTGTTCCTTGCCTGGCCCGATCTTTCctagtagctcaggccctcgagtcctggcaggcATTGAGTCCTGGGAACATTCCTGggaacatcctcgcaaatcttctctgcacggctcggtggcgcagtggtagattagttggctcacagcgcttgcagcaccagagacccgggtttgatcccgactacgggtgctgtctgtacagtttgtaccttctccccgtgaccagcgtgggttttctccgagatcttcagtttccttccacactccaaagacgaacaggtttgtaggtaaactggcttggttgtaaatgtaaaaattgtccctagtgggtgtaggatggtgttaatggttGGGgagcgctggtcagtgcagacccggtgggccgaagggcctgtttccgcattgtatccctaaactaaacaaaactctttGCAGTTTGTGTCATGCTACATACAACCTAGTGCAGAAGGCCTCTCTATGTCCTGACATGTACTCTGTTCATGTAAAAACCCCATATGGCAATCCCAGCTGTTCCACATAAATCTCTTCTCTTAACTGCTATCAAGGAGTCTTAGTCACTGCA
This genomic window contains:
- the cib2 gene encoding calcium and integrin-binding family member 2 isoform X2, whose protein sequence is MAPHIVPMDYTNEPDVTIPIQLIVNMPELKENPFKEQIVKTFSEDGEGNLSFNDFVDMFSVLSEMAPRELKAIYAFKIYDFNTDNYICKSDLEKTLNKLTREELAAEEVTLVCEKVIEEADLDGDGKLNYADFENMIGRAPDFLSTFHIRI